CCCGATGCTGCGACAAAGGCTGTGCCATAAGCGCCTAAAGATTCTGGTGAGACTAACCGGCCGTTGCGGATCAGAATGGAACCACCGTGATAGCGGAACCGCTGTGAATCCATCAGACTAATTTCTTTTGTTTTTCCATTAAAGCTTTTCAGTGGTTCGTAAAAAGTACGTTCTGCATTTTTTTGTATAATGATGCGTTCTACTTGTTCTTTGCCATGTTTATTTACAGTTGCCAGATAGACTTTTAAGTTTGCGTATTTGCGCAACTGATTGTGGGGAACTGGTTTATTTTCAAAGTAAATAGGCGTTTTAGCTGAGTAGTAATAGCTGGACGTGCTATTCGCATGGTTTTCATACCAGTGCCAGTTTAAGAATTTTGTCTCATCACGCAAAATGATTTTGCGATTGATTGGATCGATTCGGTGAAGAGTTCCTTTATATACGCCAGCTACTTGAACACCGGGTTCTAAAATTTCTAACAGTGTAATGTAGTTGGAATTATAGACGGAGAACTTAATGTTGACACGATCTCCTTCATATAAAGAGCTACTAGTTGTACGTTTACCTTTTTTAAAAAATTGAGTATCTGAATTAATATAGACATTTTTTACACGTCCATCATCTAATGTAATGGTTAGACCTTTTCTGTTTCGGTCCATATACGTGACCATACCGCTATAGGCTTTACCGTTAGGCTCAATGACTGCTCCTGGCGTAGTTGTTTTACCGTGCAGTGTTTTTAAGTAGCGGTTTTGTACGTCGGCTTCTATTTTCATACCTAACTTAAACGCATCGATTTTAACGGCAATAGTGTCTACGGATAATCTTGTGTACCGGTCAATTGAATAAGTTGCAGTATGTCCTGCATCATTTTTGATTGTAATACTGCGTAATTCTTTCTTAGTAGTATCTTGCTCTACTACTTCATCATAGTTGGCCTTAACAAATGTGCCGGTAATCCGTGCGCTTGCTTCTGCTAAGTTTGCGGCACCCAAGAGACATCCGATGATGATCACTATGCTCCATGTATAAATAGCAAACCATTTCTTAATCATTACTTGTTCCACCTCCGAGTAGTATTATACAAATTCTATATCGGTCAATTAAAATAGAAGTAAAGAAAAAGACTCACATTCGATTATAGTCCCTTTGTTATGTAACTGTTTGAAAGTACGTTGCCTATTATCGAATTCTTTGTCAAGGTTTTACAGATATGATAGGATACGAAATATAGTGAACAAAAGAAAGGGTCGGTTTATCATGAAAAAAAGACAGATACTAGCTCCGCTTAGTCTATCACTTCTACTATTAGGAGCATGTAACGCAGATACTGAAAATGAAACAGATGTGGACAAAGAACAAACCGAACCCACTGAAAATGTTGTGAAAGAACCTGTAGATAAATCTGATACAACAACTTCTAATGATGAGTTAAAAGAAGAGTTTGAAAAAGAAGAAGGCGTATCGGAAGTAAGTTTGATCATTACTGAAGATGCAGGTGGTTTCGTCTTACTAGACTTTGAAGTGACAGAGGACATGAAAAAAGAAGAAGCTGAGAAAATTAGTAAAAGGTACTACGAACGTCTTGAAAAAGAGTATCCGAAACATAGTATTGATATCCAAGCACGTAAAAGTGGAGAAACATTCGTACAAGAAACAAAAGAAGTCAAATAATGAACGTAGAAATACCGTCCTGTCAAAGGGCGGTATTTTTATCGTTACATCGTATAGTTTTGATGTGTGCTTTGCATCAAATGATGGTAAATTTAAAATGTAGTAAGTAAATTAGGAAGTAATCATTGTCATGATGGGTTGGACACGAATCATTGCGATATACTAATTAAAATCCATAGAGAGTGGGGAATTCATTGGGGAAAAAGACAGCGATAGTGCATTCAGCTATAGAGGTATTTCAAGAGCAAGGAATTGAGAAAACAAAAATCTCTGATATCGTCAAGCGTGCAGGAATCGCACAAGGGACGTTTTATTTATACTTTCCTTCAAAATTATCTCTTATGCCTGCAATTGCGGAAGTGATGGTCATGAAAACAATTGAAATTGTAAAACTAACGGTTGATGATGAAGCTGCGTATCCGCAACAGTTTGAACAAATGGTAGATGCAATCTTTAAAGTGAACAAAGAGTATTATGAAATATTGGCCGTCATTTATTCAGGGCTAGCTTCGACAGAACATATTCGCGAGTGGGAATCTGTCTACGCGCCATTTTATGAATGGATTAGCGAAAAACTTGAAGCTGCCAAAACAGCAGGGGCGGTTCGTCAATCGATCAAACCTGAACGGACAGCAAAAATTATTATTGGGCTCATTGAATCAGCGGCCGAGCAAGTATTCCTTTATGCTCAACATGATGAAAGTGAAGCAGATCGACAGAAAGAAGAAGTTTTGGATTTTATGTCTCATGCACTGCAATCTCAAACAACGAAAGGTTAACATAGCAAATTGTTAACCTTTATGATAAAATGAATGATAGTCAGTCATAATGAATGAGGAACGAAATTGGAGCGGATCGTATGAATAAAGCATGGCTATATGTCGCATTAACCAGCTTTTTTGAGTTAGTGTGGATTTTTGGATTTAACACAGCAACTCACTGGTGGCACTGGATATTTATCATAGGTTTTATATTTGTGGATTTTCATTACCTTACCAAAGCTTGCGAGAGTCTACCGACGGGAACGGTCTATGCAATATTTGCTGGAATCGGAACGGTAGGTACATCGTTAATGGATGTCATGTTCTTTGGTGAACATATTAGTATAGGCAAAATCTTTTTCATCTTCCTTCTAGTGATTGGAGTAGCAGGATTAAAGATTGCGGACGGACAGGATGAAAAGAAAGCGCTGGAGGGAGTGAAGAACGATGGGTTGGATTCTAGTATTCTTGGCAGCTCTAAGTGAGTTTGCCGGTGTCATAGGGTTGAAGAAATTTAGTGAGAAAAAGACCTGGGTTAACGGTTTGCTATATTACGGAGGATTCGGTACCGCGTTCTTCTTTCTATATAACTCCTTTAAGTACTTGCAGGTGAGTACAGCGTATGCTGTATGGATTGGTATAGGTACGGCTGGGGCTGTACTGATCAATATGTTATTCTTCGGTGAATCGAAGAGTACAGGTAGAGTAGTGAGCCTTATACTCATCGTCATTGGTGTAGTTGGACTCAAAGCATTATCATAAAATGCAACATCTTTAATTGATGGAGAAATACTTATGGAATGGAAAACGGACATGCCTATGGAGAAAGGGCATGTCCGTTTTATTGTATCCGAAAGATCAGCTACTGAGTTTTATCGATTCCAAGGCACGTTTACGTATCTCGCGTTCTAACAGTTGAATGAACTCCAGACTTAGTTGATATTTTTGAGCCTGTTGATAGGAATAGAGCAACAATTGATCCGATAAATGTGGCACAGTAGAACCGCCTCCTTTAGGATGAATAGATTGTAATCAGTCTGCATGCTTCTCTCTAGATGTTATCTCTTACTTTACCAAAAGAATCTGGAAAGAACAAGCGTTCGAATTGTCCACAATGCTGGTGGGTAAGCTGTGGGTAATATGTGAATGGTATACAGAAACTGCCAAGATATGCGGTGGATAATGTGTATAGAGTTATGAACAAAATATAAATGTCGAATACTGTCGAGCGAAACTTGTCATAGAATGACTCGTACTCTATATATTGACTGAATACATATCGTTTTCTTGAACAGGATTTTTCATCTGCACTAATTGATATGTAAGTAGAGGAGAAAGTTGTAATAAATCAAAACGGAAAATCTAGTCCATTCATATAAAAAATGAATCTAGACAGAATGTTTAATAAAGCTTCTATCTTCGCCTTCTATCTATGTAGTGAGGATATGATCTTTGTTTTTCATTACTTAATGAAAGAAATGGAGTCAAAAGCAAAAATAATTTTTATGTATTTCGATATGCAATATATCGCTGTATGTCGCGCGTGTAAGCGTATTCAGATGTTTTAAATTAGTCACAATTGGCGAAAAACTTTAAAAATACGGTTGACCTTTATTCGTTTACAAGATATGATTACAGCAATCTAGTTCATAGCGGTGAACAATTCACTAGCTGTTCAGAATATTCAACTGAATGCAATTAATGTAATTAGCAATTGATTCGTTCAATTAGTTTAGGAGAGATTGCAAATGAGAAGTGACATGATTAAAAAAGGAATCGATCGTGCACCACACCGTAGCTTACTATATGCAGCTGGTGTTAAAACGAAAGATATGAATAAACCATTTATTGGAGTGTGTAACTCCTATATAGATATCATCCCAGGACATATGCATTTGAACAAGTTCGCCGAAGTAGTTAAAGAAGCGATTTGGGAAGCGGGCGGCGTGCCGTTCGAATTTAACACTATTGGTGTAGATGACGGAATTGCAATGGGGCATATCGGTATGCGTTATTCATTGCCGAGTCGTGAGTTAATAGCAGACTCAGCAGAAACAGTTATTAATGCGCACTGGTTTGACGGAGTCTTCTATATACCAAACTGTGACAAAATCACACCAGGTATGCTGATGGCCGCTGTTCGAACAAACGTCCCTTCGGTATTCGTTTCCGGTGGGCCGATGGAAGCAGGCGTTTCCGCAACAGGCGATGTCCTTTCATTAACATCTGTGTTTGAAGGTGTGGGAGCTTACAAAAGCGGTAAGATGTCGGCTGAAACATTACTCGACATTGAACAGAATGCTTGTCCTTCATGCGGATCCTGTTCGGGAATGTTCACAGCGAACTCCATGAACTCATTAATGGAAATGCTCGGTATGGCTCTTCCAGGAAATGCGACAATTCTTGCTACATCCGATGATCGTCATCGACTCATCAAAGATGCAGCGAAACATTTAATGAATTGTATCGAAAAAGATATTAAACCGCGTGACATCATTACGAAAGAAACAATCGACGATGCATTTGCACTTGATATGGCAATGGGTGGTTCGACTAATACAGTCCTTCACACATTGGCGATCGCTCACGAAGCAGAAATTGATTACAATATTGAAGACGTTAACGAGGTAGCAAAACGAGTACCATACTTAGCTAAAATCATGCCAGCGTCTGATTATTCAATGGATGACATTGAAAAATCCGGCGGTGTGAGCGCAATTATCAATGAATTGTGTAAAATTGATGGTGCGATGCACAATGATCGAATGACCATCACAGGCAAGACGATTGCAGAAGATGTCGCAGGTCATGAGATTACAAATACAGATGTCATACGAACGAAAGATAATCCATATAGTCCAGTAGGTGGCTTGTCCATTCTGTTTGGTAATATCGCACCTGAAGGTTCTGTTATTAAAGTAGGTGCAGTTGATCCTTCTATCAAGGAGTTCAGAGGAGAAGCAATTGTCTTTAACTCACAGGAAGAAGCCCAAGAAAATATTGATAATGACACAGTAAAAGCAGGCCACGTCGTTGTCATTCGATATGAAGGACCTAAAGGTGGACCGGGAATGCCAGAAATGCTGGCACCGACCTCTGCAATTATGGGGAAAGGGCTTGGTAAGGAAGTTGCTTTAATTACCGACGGTCGTTTCTCTGGGGCATCACGAGGTATATCCATTGGCCATATCTCACCAGAAGCAGCATCCGGTGGACCGATTTCGCTTGTAGAGAATGGAGATATTATCGAAATTGATCTAACAAACCGTACGATCGAACTGATGGTATCCGATGAAGTTCTTGCAGAGCGCCGTCATGCACTGGAACCATTCGAACCTAAAATTAAAAAAGGATATCTTGCTAGATATTCTCAACTAGTCACTTCAGCCAGTACTGGTGGAGTCATGAAAATTTAATATACAAAACGTTGATGAGGTTAAAGTAGATAGAGAATGTATTCACAGAGAGCCGGCGGTGCTGCGAGCCGGTAATACAGCTATTTGCGACATCCCCTCGGAGTGGATTGCTAAAAGGTATACCGACTAGGCAGTCTCGGGCTCGATATTCGGGCTCGTTAGCAATGAGAAAGTACGGCTTTGGCTTGCTTTTTCGTAAGGTGACAAACGTCACGAACTAGGGTGGTACCATGAAAGCTTTTTCATCCCTATGTAAAGAGAGTAGATTTCTTTGCGTGGGATGAGAAGGTTTTTTTTTAGGGGAAAACGTCATTGGCTACTATATATGGATGAAAATTGTAAGGAGGAGTTCAGTATGAGTGCTAAAGTACAAGAAAAACAGACTGTAT
This window of the Sporosarcina ureae genome carries:
- the ilvD gene encoding dihydroxy-acid dehydratase — translated: MRSDMIKKGIDRAPHRSLLYAAGVKTKDMNKPFIGVCNSYIDIIPGHMHLNKFAEVVKEAIWEAGGVPFEFNTIGVDDGIAMGHIGMRYSLPSRELIADSAETVINAHWFDGVFYIPNCDKITPGMLMAAVRTNVPSVFVSGGPMEAGVSATGDVLSLTSVFEGVGAYKSGKMSAETLLDIEQNACPSCGSCSGMFTANSMNSLMEMLGMALPGNATILATSDDRHRLIKDAAKHLMNCIEKDIKPRDIITKETIDDAFALDMAMGGSTNTVLHTLAIAHEAEIDYNIEDVNEVAKRVPYLAKIMPASDYSMDDIEKSGGVSAIINELCKIDGAMHNDRMTITGKTIAEDVAGHEITNTDVIRTKDNPYSPVGGLSILFGNIAPEGSVIKVGAVDPSIKEFRGEAIVFNSQEEAQENIDNDTVKAGHVVVIRYEGPKGGPGMPEMLAPTSAIMGKGLGKEVALITDGRFSGASRGISIGHISPEAASGGPISLVENGDIIEIDLTNRTIELMVSDEVLAERRHALEPFEPKIKKGYLARYSQLVTSASTGGVMKI
- the sda gene encoding sporulation histidine kinase inhibitor Sda; its protein translation is MPHLSDQLLLYSYQQAQKYQLSLEFIQLLEREIRKRALESIKLSS
- a CDS encoding TetR family transcriptional regulator, whose protein sequence is MGKKTAIVHSAIEVFQEQGIEKTKISDIVKRAGIAQGTFYLYFPSKLSLMPAIAEVMVMKTIEIVKLTVDDEAAYPQQFEQMVDAIFKVNKEYYEILAVIYSGLASTEHIREWESVYAPFYEWISEKLEAAKTAGAVRQSIKPERTAKIIIGLIESAAEQVFLYAQHDESEADRQKEEVLDFMSHALQSQTTKG
- a CDS encoding DMT family transporter; its protein translation is MGWILVFLAALSEFAGVIGLKKFSEKKTWVNGLLYYGGFGTAFFFLYNSFKYLQVSTAYAVWIGIGTAGAVLINMLFFGESKSTGRVVSLILIVIGVVGLKALS
- a CDS encoding DMT family transporter, which codes for MNKAWLYVALTSFFELVWIFGFNTATHWWHWIFIIGFIFVDFHYLTKACESLPTGTVYAIFAGIGTVGTSLMDVMFFGEHISIGKIFFIFLLVIGVAGLKIADGQDEKKALEGVKNDGLDSSILGSSK